The following proteins come from a genomic window of Drosophila sulfurigaster albostrigata strain 15112-1811.04 chromosome X, ASM2355843v2, whole genome shotgun sequence:
- the LOC133847497 gene encoding protein NipSnap, translating into MLNIRNICSLANNNAALIAIRSISTTANCRDSESWFSKLLVRKIEPTKESHSRMLSDKEIIYALHTHNVRPDSMGAYLNNYKNTVGLINDKKSSLSCNLVASWTVQVGDMDQCLHLWKYTGGFEKIDQAKEDLWNDPEYLKLMNERSKFLRSRHLQYLLAFSYWPQIESREGKNIYEMRSYRLTPGTMIEWGNNWARAINFRKHNNEAFAGFFSQIGRLYNVHHIWCYKSLQDRKETREAAWRSPGWDECVAYTVPLIREMHCRVLAPTEFSPSQ; encoded by the exons TCAATCTCAACGACAGCCAACTGTCGGGACTCGGAATCATGGTTCTCCAAGCTGTTGGTGCGCAAAATTGAACCCACCAAGGAGTCGCACAGTCGGATGCTCAGCGACAAGGAAATCATTTATGCCCTCCACACTCATAATGTGCGTCCCGATTCCATGGGCGCCTACCTGAACAACTA CAAGAACACTGTTGGTCTGATCAATGACAAAAAGTCGAGTTTGTCGTGCAATTTGGTTGCCTCATGGACTGTCCAAGTGGGCGATATGGATCAGTGTCTGCATTTATGGAAATACACTGGAGGCTTTGAGAAGATCGATCAGGCCAAGGAGGATCTGTGGAATGATCCCGAGTATCTCAAGCTGATGAACGAACGTTCGAAATTCTTGCGTTCCCGCCATCTCCAATATCTTTTGGCCTTCAGCTATTGGCCACAAATCGAGAGTCGCGAAGGCAAAAACATTTACGAAATGCG TTCTTACCGCTTGACGCCGGGAACGATGATCGAGTGGGGCAACAATTGGGCGCGTGCGATCAATTTCCGTAAGCACAACAACGAGGCATTTGCTGGATTCTTCTCACAGATCGGACGTCTCTATAACGTGCATCACATTTGGT GCTACAAATCGCTGCAGGATCGCAAGGAGACCAGAGAGGCTGCTTGGCGTTCTCCTGGCTGGGATGAATGCGTCGCTTACACTGTGCCCCTCATCCGTGAGATGCACTGTCGCGTCCTTGCCCCCACCGAGTTCTCGCCCTCAcaatag
- the LOC133847498 gene encoding zinc finger matrin-type protein 3, whose amino-acid sequence MSHPGNRFVAPGRQNAASAATTIPTVVASQRRNLKRKLDTTEAAMDATSNQTLIMFQGRDESYPDELNKLIMPLSCHLCKSQMTSMKSARDHYESKAHDRHISAWLAKNYTDVGLQTPPVKRMVKQHGTTGPNAYHCELCDLPLTSLTHARQHYAGRKHQLVEQKRSRPSGAGYYSQEGKWVRTGSRPEAFVDDGRFRIGEQFLTQAAAAAATPDSTTPEEPKAIEVVQSSSSSKAGETVAATDMDATLSCRICQISVTSASQIKMHMDGAKHQKNLRKQLQEEEQPSEEMKQSTTSATSIDIPLLAGDVDLAMYRTPSNSYYCKMCNKAMNHISILQQHLLGKKHLKASRQYVAS is encoded by the coding sequence ATGAGCCATCCCGGTAATCGCTTTGTGGCGCCTGGCCGACAGAATGCTGCATCTGCAGCAACGACGATACCCACAGTTGTTGCATCACAGCGTCGCAACTTGAAACGCAAATTGGACACAACGGAGGCAGCGATGGATGCCACTAGCAACCAGACGCTGATTATGTTTCAGGGACGAGACGAAAGCTATCCCGACGAACTCAATAAACTGATAATGCCGCTGTCGTGCCATCTCTGCAAATCCCAAATGACCTCGATGAAGAGTGCACGCGATCATTACGAGTCCAAGGCACACGATCGTCACATCAGCGCTTGGCTGGCCAAGAACTACACCGACGTGGGGCTGCAGACGCCGCCGGTGAAGCGCATGGTTAAACAGCATGGAACGACGGGACCCAATGCCTATCACTGTGAACTCTGTGACCTGCCGTTGACCTCGTTGACGCACGCTCGACAGCATTATGCCGGGCGCAAGCATCAGCTGGTGGAGCAGAAGCGTTCGCGGCCCTCCGGAGCTGGCTACTACAGCCAGGAGGGCAAATGGGTGCGGACGGGCAGCCGACCCGAAGCGTTTGTGGACGACGGACGCTTTCGCATTGGCGAACAGTTTCTCAcccaggcagcagcagcagctgccacaccGGATTCCACAACTCCCGAGGAGCCCAAGGCCATTGAAGTGgtgcagagcagcagcagcagcaaagctgGTGAAACAGTTGCTGCCACCGACATGGATGCCACGTTGAGTTGTCGCATCTGTCAGATAAGCGTCACCTCGGCATCACAAATCAAAATGCACATGGATGGCGCCAAGCATCAGAAGAATCTACGCAAGCAGCtgcaggaggaggagcagccATCGGAGGAGATGAAACAGTCAACGACAAGTGCAACATCCATCGATATTCCACTCTTGGCTGGCGATGTGGATCTGGCCATGTATCGAACGCCATCGAATTCGTACTATTGCAAGATGTGCAACAAGGCGATGAATCACATCAGCATTCTGCAACAGCATCTTCTGGGCAAGAAGCATCTCAAGGCGTCGCGTCAATATGTCGCCAGTTAA
- the LOC133847500 gene encoding large ribosomal subunit protein eL30, with protein MVAVKKQKKALESTNARLALVMKSGKYCLGYKQTLKTLRQGKAKLVLIASNTPALRKSEIEYYAMLAKTEVQHYSGTNIELGTACGKYFRVCTMSITDPGDSDIIRSLPDN; from the exons ATGGTTGCCGTGAAGAAACag AAGAAGGCTTTGGAGAGCACCAATGCTCGTCTGGCTCTGGTGATGAAGTCCGGCAAATACTGCCTGGGCTACAAGCAGACCTTGAAGACCCTGCGTCAGGGCAAAGCTAAGTTGGTGCTCATCGCCAGCAACACTCCAGCTCTGAG GAAGTCTGAGATTGAGTACTACGCAATGTTGGCCAAGACCGAGGTCCAGCACTACAGTGGCACCAACATTGAGTTGGGCACCGCTTGCGGCAAGTACTTCCGCGTGTGCACCATGTCCATTACCGATCCTGGAGATTCGGACATCATCCGCTCGCTGCCCGACAACTAA
- the LOC133847499 gene encoding UPF0488 protein CG14286: MQRRKGPKSVNKPPPIQAIPKKTTFDGDNDIQFELELCWCVQQLQTALNSGKLNQKIAEDTAKNLKTLTSNTAPLIKKRQVMKLALGDYRLKMQQEEKKMLLASKEIKFTPAAEMNKKSSFVKKSALLTSGKDFRFNFAVPDSSSTTTTTTTTPQVPQSAVETKVSSLFAGSNATVQPFKFNFSIDDNDAADDINLAGLAIKN; this comes from the exons ATGCAACGCCGCAAAGGTCCGAAATCAGTAAATAAGCCCCCTCCAATACAGGCAATACCCAAGAAGACGACATTTGATGGCGACAACGATATTCAATTCGAATTGGAGCTTTGTTGGTGCGTACAACAACTGCAGACGGCACTAAACAGCGGCAAGCTCAACCAAAAAATTG cCGAGGACACAGCCAAGAACTTGAAGACATTGACCAGCAATACGGCACCGCTAATTAAAAAGCGGCAGGTGATGAAGTTGGCGCTAGGCGATTATCGCTTGAAGATGCAGCAGGAGGAAAAGAAGATGCTTCTAG cttccaaagaaattaaatttacaccGGCTGCTGAGATGAACAAGAAATCGAGTTTTGTTAAGAAATCAGCACTGTTGACATCGGGCAAAGATTTTCGCTTTAATTTTGCCGTACCTGACTCGAGctccacaacgacaacaacaacaacaaccccaCAAGTTCCACAATCAGCTGTGGAAACAAAAGTTTCCAGTCTCTTTGCTGGAAGCAATGCAACAGTGCAACCCTTCAAGTTCAATTTTAGCATCGATGATAATGATGCAGCCGACGATATTAATCTGGCGGGATTAGCTATAAAGAATTGA
- the LOC133847501 gene encoding small ubiquitin-related modifier 3-like, whose product MSEEKKAETEHINLKVLGQDNAVVQFKIKKHTPLRKLMNAYCDRAGLSMQVVRFRFDGQPINENDTPTSLEMEEGDTIEVYQQQTGGGSFISQQQQQL is encoded by the exons ATGTCTGAGGAAAAAAAG GCTGAAACTGAGCATATCAACCTCAAGGTGTTGGGACAGGATAATGCCGTCGTTCAATTCAAAATCAAGAAGCATACTCCTTTGCGCAAGCTAATGAATGCCTATTGTGATCGCGCT GGCCTTTCAATGCAAGTGGTGCGCTTCCGTTTTGATGGCCAGCCAATCAACGAGAACGATACGCCTACATCTCTAGAAATGGAGGAGGGCGATACAATTGAAGTCTATCAGCAGCAAACTGGCGGCGGTTCTTTCAtatctcaacaacaacaacaattgtaa